From a region of the Sebastes umbrosus isolate fSebUmb1 chromosome 10, fSebUmb1.pri, whole genome shotgun sequence genome:
- the setd4 gene encoding SET domain-containing protein 4 isoform X1: MRGRGHRAGRVARKRRQKQESVVAAVSLCHQLQYVRLMKFLHQRGFTSTLLQPALFTDTGRGLQALRSIKPGQLLISLPESCLLTTSTVLDSYLGPYIKCWKPRLSPLLALCVFLVCERHRGEASDWFPYIDVLPTAYTCPAYFTDDIVAVLPAGLQRQALEQREAVREIHSSNQNFFRSLQPVLSRPVDEVLTYEALRWAWCSVNTRTVFMSHPSNNFLSGQDDYALAPFLDLLNHRPDVQVKASFNDLTRCYEIRSVFGTLRYQQAFINYDSHDNQRLMLEYGFVASCNPNSVVYVETDLLGDVLRGDRSLDQKIKFLRENNFLHNLTVSGDGPSWRLMTALRLMSLPQTLYHHWRAVLLGQAVSEEREEWSFQTAKTLCQRLLQDTHSALDKICQLLQLCGQPIREQLHVVESLRQEERCILGSCLEALGGTPDEQPDELLSWQPDVDAVS, translated from the exons ATGAGGGGTCGCGGCCATCGGGCTGGACGAGTTGCAaggaagaggaggcagaaaCAAGAAAGCGTCGTCGCGGCGG TGTCTTTGTGTCACCAGCTGCAGTATGTGAGGCTGATGAAGTTTCTTCACCAACGAGGATTCACTTCGACGCTGCTGCAGCCGGCCCTCTTCACTG ACACAGGCAGAGGACTGCAAGCTCTCAGGAGCATAAAG CCAGGTCAGCTGCTCATCTCTCTGCCAGAGTCCTGTCTCCTCACAACCTCGACTGTTCTGGACAGCTACCTGGGACCGTATATCAAATG CTGGAAGCCCCGCCTCTCCCCCCTGCTGGCGCTCTGTGTCTTCCTGGTGTGTGAGCGGCACCGAGGAGAGGCCTCTGATTGGTTCCCCTACATCGACGTGCTGCCCACTGCCTACACCTGCCCCGCCTATTTCACCGACGACATCGTGGCTGTTCTGCCAGCCGGCCTGCAGAGACAGGCTTTAGAGCAGAGGGAGGCGGTGAGAGAGATCCACTCCTCCAATCAGAACTTTTTCAG ATCTCTGCAGCCGGTCCTGAGTCGGCCCGTGGATGAGGTGTTGACTTATGAAGCACTGAG gTGGGCATGGTGTAGCGTCAACACGCGCACCGTCTTCATGTCCCACCCGTCCAACAACTTCCTGTCTGGACAGGATGATTATGCTTTAGCTCCCTTTCTGGACCTGCTCAACCACCGCCCCGACGTGCAG gtaaAAGCGAGTTTCAATGACTTGACCAGATGTTATGAAATCAGGAGCGTTTTCGGGACGCTCCGCTACCAGCAGGCCTTCATCAACTACGATTCCCATGACAACCAGCGCCTGATGCTGGAGTACGGATTTGTGGCCTCCTGCAACCCCAACAGCGTGGTCTATGTGGAAACAG ATCTCCTCGGTGACGTTTTAAGAGGTGACAGGAGTTTGGATCAGAAGATCAAGTTTCTCAGAGAGAATAATTTCCTCCA TAATCTCACTGTGTCCGGTGACGGTCCCAGCTGGAGGCTGATGACGGCTCTCAGACTGATGTCGCTGCCACAAACACTGTA CCACCACTGGAGGGCGGTGCTGCTCGGCCAGGCGGtgagtgaggagagagaggagtggagCTTCCAGACGGCCAAGACTCTCTGTCAGCGACTACTACAGGACACACACTCTGCTCTGGATAAG atctgccagctcctccagctgtgTGGGCAGCCAATCAGGGAGCAGCTACATGTGGTCGAGTCACTGCGACAGGAGGAGAGGTGCATCCTGGGAAGCTGTCTCGAGGCACTGGGAGGCACACCGGATGAACAACCGGACGAACTGTTGTCATGGCAACCTGATGTTGACGCTGTGAGCTGA
- the setd4 gene encoding SET domain-containing protein 4 isoform X2, with the protein MRGRGHRAGRVARKRRQKQESVVAAVSLCHQLQYVRLMKFLHQRGFTSTLLQPALFTDTGRGLQALRSIKPGQLLISLPESCLLTTSTVLDSYLGPYIKCWKPRLSPLLALCVFLVCERHRGEASDWFPYIDVLPTAYTCPAYFTDDIVAVLPAGLQRQALEQREAVREIHSSNQNFFRSLQPVLSRPVDEVLTYEALRWAWCSVNTRTVFMSHPSNNFLSGQDDYALAPFLDLLNHRPDVQVKASFNDLTRCYEIRSVFGTLRYQQAFINYDSHDNQRLMLEYGFVASCNPNSVVYVETDLLGDVLRGDRSLDQKIKFLRENNFLHNLTVSGDGPSWRLMTALRLMSLPQTL; encoded by the exons ATGAGGGGTCGCGGCCATCGGGCTGGACGAGTTGCAaggaagaggaggcagaaaCAAGAAAGCGTCGTCGCGGCGG TGTCTTTGTGTCACCAGCTGCAGTATGTGAGGCTGATGAAGTTTCTTCACCAACGAGGATTCACTTCGACGCTGCTGCAGCCGGCCCTCTTCACTG ACACAGGCAGAGGACTGCAAGCTCTCAGGAGCATAAAG CCAGGTCAGCTGCTCATCTCTCTGCCAGAGTCCTGTCTCCTCACAACCTCGACTGTTCTGGACAGCTACCTGGGACCGTATATCAAATG CTGGAAGCCCCGCCTCTCCCCCCTGCTGGCGCTCTGTGTCTTCCTGGTGTGTGAGCGGCACCGAGGAGAGGCCTCTGATTGGTTCCCCTACATCGACGTGCTGCCCACTGCCTACACCTGCCCCGCCTATTTCACCGACGACATCGTGGCTGTTCTGCCAGCCGGCCTGCAGAGACAGGCTTTAGAGCAGAGGGAGGCGGTGAGAGAGATCCACTCCTCCAATCAGAACTTTTTCAG ATCTCTGCAGCCGGTCCTGAGTCGGCCCGTGGATGAGGTGTTGACTTATGAAGCACTGAG gTGGGCATGGTGTAGCGTCAACACGCGCACCGTCTTCATGTCCCACCCGTCCAACAACTTCCTGTCTGGACAGGATGATTATGCTTTAGCTCCCTTTCTGGACCTGCTCAACCACCGCCCCGACGTGCAG gtaaAAGCGAGTTTCAATGACTTGACCAGATGTTATGAAATCAGGAGCGTTTTCGGGACGCTCCGCTACCAGCAGGCCTTCATCAACTACGATTCCCATGACAACCAGCGCCTGATGCTGGAGTACGGATTTGTGGCCTCCTGCAACCCCAACAGCGTGGTCTATGTGGAAACAG ATCTCCTCGGTGACGTTTTAAGAGGTGACAGGAGTTTGGATCAGAAGATCAAGTTTCTCAGAGAGAATAATTTCCTCCA TAATCTCACTGTGTCCGGTGACGGTCCCAGCTGGAGGCTGATGACGGCTCTCAGACTGATGTCGCTGCCACAAACACTGTA A
- the cbr1 gene encoding carbonyl reductase [NADPH] 1: protein MSTKVAVVTGSNKGIGLAIVRALCKQYQGDVYLTSRDVGRGEEAVASLASDGLKPMFHQLDINDVNSITAAAAYFKEKYGGVDVLINNAGIAFKMADTAPFAVQAEVSLKTNFFATRDMLTDFLPLIKAGGRVVNVSSFVGYRALTKCSAALQERFRSEDITEEELVGLMEKFVDEAKKGQHQKGGWPDTSYGMSKTGLTTLSMIHARRLSKERPKDGILLNACCPGWVRTDMAGDKAPKSPDEGAITPVYLALLPPGATDPHGKFVSDKEVQPW from the exons ATGTCTACCAAGGTCGCCGTGGTAACGGGCAGCAACAAGGGCATCGGGCTGGCCATCGTCCGAGCGCTCTGCAAGCAGTACCAAGGAGACGTCTACCTCACCTCCAGAGACGT CGGTCGTGGTGAGGAGGCCGTGGCATCTCTGGCCTCAGACGGACTGAAGCCAATGTTTCACCAGCTGGACATCAACGACGTGAACAGCatcaccgccgccgccgcttaCTTTAAGGAGAAGTACGGAGGCGTGGACGTCCTCATCAACAACGCTGGGATTGCATTCAAAA TGGCCGACACGGCTCCATTTGCCGTCCAGGCGGAGGTCTCCCTCAAGACCAACTTCTTCGCCACCAGAGACATGTTGACTGACTTCCTGCCGCTCATCAAAGCCGGAG gTCGCGTGGTGAACGTCTCCAGCTTCGTCGGCTACCGCGCTCTGACCAAGTGCAGCGCGGCCCTCCAGGAGCGTTTCCGCAGCGAGGACATCACCGAGGAGGAGCTGGTGGGACTGATGGAGAAGTTTGTGGACGAGGCTAAAAAGGGTCAGCACCAGAAGGGCGGCTGGCCCGACACGTCGTACGGGATGTCCAAGACCGGACTGACG ACGCTGTCCATGATCCACGCTCGCCGTCTGTCCAAGGAGAGACCGAAGGACGGG ATCTTGCTGAACGCCTGCTGTCCCGGCTGGGTGCGCACCGACATGGCCGGTGATAAAGCCCCCAAATCACCAGATGAGGGAGCCATCACTCCGGTCTACCTGGCGCTGCTGCCGCCCGGCGCCACCGATCCTCATGGAAAGTTTGTCTCCGATAAAGAAGTTCAGCCGTGGTGA